The following are encoded in a window of Mannheimia varigena genomic DNA:
- the ccmD gene encoding heme exporter protein CcmD: MTFQFQSISDFFAMGGYGFYVWLSYALTFIAMGGLIWLSRREHKAIFAQAKKELAREEKLKQSA, encoded by the coding sequence ATGACGTTTCAATTTCAATCAATCAGCGATTTCTTCGCAATGGGCGGTTATGGCTTCTATGTTTGGCTCTCTTACGCTCTCACCTTTATCGCAATGGGCGGGCTGATTTGGCTTAGCCGCCGAGAGCATAAAGCGATTTTCGCTCAGGCGAAAAAAGAGCTGGCAAGAGAAGAAAAATTAAAACAATCGGCGTAA
- a CDS encoding ABC transporter substrate-binding protein, which produces MKHLAKLSLIAMAVAGSATAMAAPKTFVYCLEASPSAMSPVLVTDGASLDANARPIYNKLVDFAEGTTDVIPSLAEKWDISEDGKIYTFHLRKGVKFHDNKEFKPSREFNADDVLFSINRQLDPNHPFHKVSGGNYEYFVGMDMQNIIDKVEKADDHTVKISLKVPNAPFLANLAMDFNAVYSAEYAEQSLKAGKPERIDTNPIGTGPFQFVDYQKDATVRFKAFENYWQGKAKIDRLVFSITTDASVRLAKLQKGECHAMPYPNPADIETIKKDPNINLMSQAGMNVGYLALNEKIKPLDNQKVRQALNHAVNKQAIVDAVYQGAGQVAKNPIPPTMWSYNDDVQDYDYNPEKAKALLKEAGFENGFTTELWAMPVARPYNPNARRMAELIQEDWKKVGVNAKIVSYEWGEYLKRLRQGEAATSMIGWTGDNGDPDNFLNTLLSCSAVDAGSNYANFCHKPFEEVVLGAAQENDKAKRTELYKKAQVIFKEQAPWITIAHSTVYFPVRQEVKGYVMSPFGLHNFYNVDLAEK; this is translated from the coding sequence ATGAAACACTTAGCAAAACTTTCTTTAATCGCGATGGCGGTTGCAGGTTCTGCAACTGCAATGGCTGCACCAAAAACCTTCGTCTATTGCTTAGAAGCATCGCCTTCAGCAATGAGCCCTGTTCTTGTAACAGACGGTGCAAGCCTTGATGCCAACGCTCGTCCTATCTATAACAAATTGGTGGACTTTGCAGAAGGCACAACCGATGTTATCCCATCGTTAGCAGAAAAGTGGGATATCTCTGAAGATGGTAAAATTTATACTTTCCATCTACGTAAAGGTGTAAAATTCCACGACAACAAAGAATTCAAACCAAGCCGTGAATTTAACGCAGATGACGTGTTGTTCTCAATCAACCGTCAGTTAGATCCAAACCACCCGTTCCACAAAGTTTCCGGCGGTAACTACGAATATTTCGTAGGTATGGATATGCAAAATATCATTGATAAAGTAGAGAAAGCGGACGATCACACAGTTAAAATCAGCTTAAAAGTACCAAATGCTCCGTTCTTAGCAAACTTAGCAATGGACTTTAACGCAGTTTATTCTGCTGAATATGCGGAGCAATCCTTAAAAGCAGGTAAACCGGAGCGTATTGATACTAACCCAATCGGCACCGGCCCATTCCAATTTGTGGATTACCAAAAAGATGCGACCGTTCGCTTCAAAGCCTTTGAAAACTACTGGCAAGGCAAAGCGAAAATCGACCGCTTAGTTTTCTCTATCACAACCGATGCGTCTGTACGTTTAGCGAAATTGCAAAAAGGCGAATGCCACGCAATGCCATACCCGAACCCGGCAGACATAGAAACCATCAAGAAAGATCCGAACATCAACTTGATGAGCCAAGCGGGTATGAACGTAGGTTACTTAGCCTTGAATGAAAAAATCAAGCCGTTAGATAACCAAAAAGTGCGTCAAGCTCTGAACCACGCTGTGAATAAACAAGCGATTGTGGATGCTGTGTATCAAGGTGCAGGTCAAGTAGCGAAAAACCCAATTCCACCAACAATGTGGAGCTACAACGATGACGTTCAAGACTACGACTACAACCCGGAAAAAGCGAAAGCGTTGTTAAAAGAAGCCGGATTTGAGAATGGTTTCACCACTGAACTTTGGGCAATGCCGGTGGCTCGTCCGTACAACCCTAACGCTCGCCGTATGGCTGAACTTATCCAAGAAGACTGGAAAAAAGTGGGCGTGAATGCCAAGATCGTCAGCTACGAGTGGGGCGAGTACCTCAAACGCTTACGCCAAGGCGAAGCGGCAACCTCAATGATCGGCTGGACAGGCGACAACGGTGACCCAGACAACTTCTTGAACACCTTATTAAGCTGCTCAGCGGTGGATGCAGGTTCAAACTACGCGAACTTCTGCCACAAACCGTTTGAAGAAGTGGTGTTAGGTGCAGCACAAGAGAACGACAAAGCAAAACGTACCGAGCTGTACAAAAAAGCTCAGGTGATTTTCAAAGAGCAAGCACCGTGGATCACCATCGCTCACTCAACGGTATATTTCCCGGTTCGCCAAGAAGTGAAAGGTTATGTCATGAGCCCATTCGGCTTGCATAACTTCTACAATGTGGATTTAGCGGAAAAATAA
- the argS gene encoding arginine--tRNA ligase, with protein MNIQQILADKIKQAMIAAGADENVEPLVRQSGKPEFGDYQANGAMGAAKKLGMNPREFAQKILDNADLNGVADKLEIAGPGFINIFLNQEWLANNANEALQAVNFGIKTANPQTIVIDYSSPNVAKEMHVGHLRSTIIGDAVVRTLEFLGNNVIRANHVGDWGTQFGMLIAYLEKMENEHASEMELSDLEAFYRAAKEHYDTDEAFAEKARNYVVKLQSGDEYCLTMWKKLVDITMHHNQENYDRLNVTLSDKDVMGESLYNPMLPEIVADLKAKGLAVEDEGALVVFLDEFKNKDGDPMGVIVQKKDGGFLYTTTDIAAAKYRYETLKADRALVFSDSRQAQHMQQAWLITRKAGYVPENFSLEHPFFGMMLGKDGKPFKTRSGGTVKLKDLLDEAVERADALISVRSTDLTAEEKAAVVEAVAIGSVKYSDLSKNRTTDYVFDWDNMLTFEGNTAPYMQYAYTRIRSIFARAGIDESTLSGSIQLLEPKERSLAVKLLQFEEALNGVAKDGMPHILCQYLYELAGEFSSFYEACPILNAEENVKNSRLRLAALTAKTLKQGLDLLGIKTVEKM; from the coding sequence GTGAATATTCAACAAATTTTAGCAGATAAAATTAAACAGGCAATGATTGCGGCAGGAGCCGATGAAAATGTAGAGCCGTTAGTGCGTCAATCGGGCAAGCCTGAGTTTGGCGATTACCAAGCCAACGGTGCGATGGGTGCAGCGAAAAAATTAGGAATGAACCCTCGTGAGTTCGCTCAAAAAATCTTAGATAACGCAGATTTGAACGGCGTTGCGGACAAATTAGAAATCGCAGGTCCGGGCTTTATCAACATTTTCTTAAACCAAGAATGGCTGGCAAATAACGCAAACGAGGCGTTACAAGCGGTGAATTTTGGCATAAAAACTGCAAATCCTCAGACCATTGTGATCGACTATTCTTCTCCAAACGTAGCGAAAGAGATGCACGTGGGGCATTTGCGTTCGACCATTATTGGTGATGCGGTGGTTCGCACTTTAGAGTTTTTAGGTAACAACGTGATTCGTGCCAACCACGTTGGCGACTGGGGAACGCAATTCGGTATGTTGATTGCTTACCTCGAAAAAATGGAAAACGAACACGCTTCTGAAATGGAATTGAGCGACTTAGAAGCTTTCTACCGTGCGGCAAAAGAGCATTACGATACGGATGAAGCATTCGCCGAAAAAGCCCGTAACTATGTGGTGAAACTACAAAGCGGTGATGAATATTGCTTAACGATGTGGAAAAAACTTGTGGATATCACGATGCACCACAACCAAGAAAATTACGACCGCTTGAATGTGACTCTAAGCGACAAAGATGTAATGGGCGAAAGCCTTTACAACCCAATGTTGCCTGAAATCGTGGCAGACCTCAAAGCCAAAGGTTTAGCGGTGGAAGATGAAGGGGCGTTGGTAGTGTTCTTGGACGAGTTCAAAAACAAAGACGGCGACCCAATGGGCGTGATTGTGCAGAAAAAAGATGGCGGATTCCTCTACACCACCACCGACATTGCCGCGGCGAAATATCGCTATGAAACGCTGAAAGCAGATCGTGCGTTGGTCTTCTCCGACAGCCGCCAAGCTCAACATATGCAACAGGCGTGGTTAATCACTCGCAAAGCGGGCTATGTGCCGGAGAACTTCAGCCTTGAGCACCCATTCTTCGGAATGATGCTTGGCAAAGACGGCAAGCCATTCAAAACCCGCAGCGGTGGCACGGTGAAATTGAAAGATTTATTAGACGAAGCGGTGGAACGTGCTGATGCGTTGATTTCCGTGCGTTCAACCGATTTAACCGCAGAAGAAAAAGCAGCCGTGGTGGAAGCCGTAGCCATCGGCTCGGTGAAATATTCGGATCTCTCGAAAAACCGCACCACCGACTATGTGTTCGACTGGGACAATATGCTGACTTTCGAGGGTAACACCGCCCCATATATGCAGTATGCCTACACTCGCATTCGCTCCATCTTTGCCCGTGCCGGCATTGATGAAAGTACGTTAAGCGGTTCAATCCAACTGCTCGAGCCAAAAGAGCGTTCACTTGCAGTAAAATTATTGCAGTTTGAAGAAGCCTTAAACGGCGTGGCAAAAGACGGTATGCCGCATATTCTCTGCCAATATTTATACGAGTTGGCTGGTGAATTTTCGAGCTTCTACGAGGCTTGCCCGATTTTGAACGCTGAAGAAAATGTGAAAAACAGCCGTTTACGTTTAGCCGCATTAACCGCAAAAACCTTGAAACAAGGTTTGGATTTGTTAGGCATTAAAACGGTTGAAAAGATGTAA
- the ccmA gene encoding cytochrome c biogenesis heme-transporting ATPase CcmA codes for MTEYQLELKNIACERGETRLFEGCHFIVKSGDWVQVEGHNGIGKTSLLRILAGLSLAAEGEVLWNGEPIQKQRDSYYSELFYLGHHAGIKPELTPWENLSFYQKIQKLPQDDEALWRALEKVSLIGREDLSCSHLSAGQQRRVALAKLWLTQAKLWILDEPFTAIDKKGVADLIAHIEQHCEQGGLVIFTSHQTAESDKVRTISLDQFKV; via the coding sequence ATGACCGAATATCAGCTTGAATTGAAGAATATCGCTTGCGAGCGTGGCGAAACCCGTTTGTTTGAGGGTTGCCATTTCATCGTGAAAAGCGGCGATTGGGTGCAGGTTGAAGGGCATAATGGCATCGGTAAAACCAGCTTACTTCGTATTTTAGCCGGGCTGTCATTGGCGGCAGAGGGTGAGGTATTGTGGAACGGCGAACCTATTCAAAAACAGCGTGACAGCTACTATTCAGAACTCTTTTATTTGGGGCATCACGCTGGTATCAAGCCTGAACTCACCCCTTGGGAGAACTTGAGTTTTTACCAAAAAATCCAGAAACTGCCGCAAGATGACGAGGCTCTTTGGCGGGCTCTTGAAAAAGTGTCGTTGATTGGGCGTGAAGATTTGTCTTGCTCGCATTTGTCTGCCGGACAACAACGCCGTGTCGCTTTGGCGAAACTTTGGTTGACCCAAGCGAAACTTTGGATTTTAGACGAGCCTTTCACCGCCATTGACAAAAAAGGGGTGGCGGATTTAATAGCCCATATTGAACAGCATTGTGAACAGGGCGGACTGGTGATTTTCACCAGCCACCAAACCGCAGAAAGCGATAAAGTGCGTACCATTTCGTTAGATCAATTTAAAGTATGA
- the hda gene encoding DnaA regulatory inactivator Hda, translating to MQLPLPIYQIDEDTFDNFYAENSKVLLESLKRNFTDVQQPFFYIWGEKSCGKSHLLKAVSNYFLLNQQTSSYIPLTKARYFSPLVLDNAELLNVICLDDIQAIAGDEEWELAIFNLFNQIREQQGLFSDGIKTLLLISANCPPHQLNIKLPDLRSRLTWGEVYQLSDLTDEQKCYILQANARQKGVELPDEAAHFLLKKIGSDLEELTKILDKLDHASLQAQRKLTIPFVKETLSL from the coding sequence TTGCAGTTACCTCTACCGATTTATCAAATTGATGAAGACACTTTCGATAATTTTTACGCAGAAAATAGTAAAGTGTTGCTTGAATCTCTCAAACGGAATTTTACCGATGTACAACAGCCGTTTTTCTATATTTGGGGTGAAAAAAGCTGTGGAAAAAGTCATCTGTTAAAAGCTGTGAGCAATTATTTTCTTTTAAACCAGCAAACTTCGAGCTACATTCCTTTAACAAAAGCTCGTTATTTTTCTCCGTTGGTTTTAGATAATGCTGAGTTGCTGAATGTGATTTGTTTAGATGACATTCAAGCCATTGCAGGCGATGAGGAATGGGAACTGGCAATTTTCAACTTATTCAATCAAATTCGAGAGCAACAAGGACTATTTAGTGATGGTATAAAAACATTGTTGTTAATCAGCGCAAACTGCCCGCCTCATCAATTAAATATTAAATTACCGGATTTACGCTCTCGTTTAACGTGGGGAGAGGTATATCAATTAAGTGATCTCACTGACGAGCAAAAATGCTATATTTTGCAAGCGAATGCTCGCCAAAAAGGGGTAGAGTTGCCCGATGAAGCCGCCCATTTTCTGCTAAAAAAAATAGGTTCGGATTTGGAAGAACTCACTAAAATATTAGATAAATTAGATCACGCTTCTTTACAAGCTCAGCGAAAACTAACCATTCCTTTTGTGAAGGAAACTCTTTCTCTGTAA
- a CDS encoding heme ABC transporter permease — protein MWKWLHPYAKSETQYHLLGKIQPFLGWLSLIMLAVAFVWGLAFAPKDYQQGDSYRIIFIHVPAAIWSMGVYGSMAVAGLVALVWQIRQANLAMISMAPIGLVFAFISLATGAIWGKPMWGTWWVWDARLTSALVLFFLYIGVMALYSAFQDKQTGAKAAAVLSVVGVINLPIIHFSVEWWNTLHQGATITKFDKPSMAVEMLIPLLLAIFGSMIFMIWFSIWRYRIALLKDEQKRPWVKALAKVA, from the coding sequence ATGTGGAAATGGTTACACCCCTATGCAAAATCAGAAACGCAGTATCATTTGCTGGGGAAAATTCAACCGTTTTTAGGTTGGTTAAGTTTAATTATGCTCGCTGTGGCTTTTGTGTGGGGGCTGGCGTTCGCACCAAAAGATTACCAACAGGGTGATAGTTACCGCATTATCTTTATTCACGTGCCGGCGGCGATTTGGTCAATGGGCGTGTATGGCTCAATGGCGGTGGCAGGATTAGTTGCGTTAGTTTGGCAGATTCGCCAAGCAAATTTGGCGATGATCTCAATGGCACCTATCGGCTTAGTGTTCGCCTTTATCTCCCTCGCAACCGGGGCGATTTGGGGAAAACCGATGTGGGGAACTTGGTGGGTGTGGGACGCTCGTTTAACCTCCGCCCTTGTGCTGTTCTTCCTCTACATTGGCGTGATGGCACTCTATTCCGCTTTCCAAGACAAGCAAACTGGGGCAAAAGCGGCAGCGGTGCTTTCGGTGGTGGGCGTGATTAACTTGCCGATTATCCACTTCTCGGTGGAGTGGTGGAACACACTACATCAAGGTGCGACTATTACTAAGTTCGACAAACCATCAATGGCGGTGGAGATGCTGATTCCATTATTGTTAGCGATTTTTGGCTCAATGATTTTTATGATTTGGTTCAGCATTTGGCGTTACCGCATTGCTTTACTGAAAGATGAACAAAAACGCCCGTGGGTAAAAGCGTTGGCGAAAGTGGCATAA
- a CDS encoding heme lyase CcmF/NrfE family subunit: MIAELGNYALALALAISMLLAILPIWGAEKQNSTLIALARPMTWALFLALSLSFGSLFYLFAVNDFTVQYVVNNSNTTLPLQYRLSAVWGAHEGSLLLWVWLLSLWSVGVAAFTRKMPEDAVARVLGLMGLISIGFLVFVIFTSNPFDRTFPNFPVDGRELNPMLQDVGLIFHPPLLYMGYVGFSVAFAFAIASLMTGRLDTAWARWSRPWTMAAWVFLTLGIVLGSWWAYYELGWGGWWFWDPVENASLMPWIAGTALIHSLAVTEKRGTFKAWTVLLAILAFSLCLVGTFLVRSGILVSVHAFASDPTRGLYILAYLVIVVGGSLLLYAFKGSQIKSLDNYERYSRESMLLINNILLMAFLSVVFLGTLLPLIHKQIGLGTISIGAPFFDQMFMILMVPFAFVLGIGPLVKWRRDQVSAIRTPVIIVLIVMALLGFGLPYLFRNTITVSVVLGTMMSVFIVLLSLYELHQRATHRHSFFSGIFKLSRSHWGMVLAHLGVAMTVFGIAFSQNFSVERDVRMNVGDKAQIFDYQFEFKGIKITDGANYQGGTAELEITRNGNYEATLNAEKRFYNVSKMGMTEAAIDWGFSRDLYAALGEKLEDNSWAVRLYYKPFIRWIWIGGLFMALGGLLCMMDKRYRLRLENKKVVA; encoded by the coding sequence ATGATCGCAGAATTAGGCAATTATGCCTTAGCGTTAGCACTGGCAATTTCAATGTTATTGGCTATTTTGCCGATTTGGGGAGCAGAAAAACAAAACAGCACCCTGATTGCCTTGGCTCGCCCGATGACGTGGGCGTTGTTCCTTGCCTTAAGCCTCTCTTTTGGTTCGCTCTTTTACTTATTTGCGGTGAATGATTTCACCGTGCAATATGTGGTGAACAACTCGAATACCACCTTGCCGTTGCAGTACCGCTTATCTGCAGTGTGGGGAGCTCACGAGGGCTCGCTATTATTGTGGGTGTGGTTGCTTTCGCTCTGGTCTGTCGGCGTGGCCGCGTTTACTCGTAAAATGCCGGAAGATGCGGTGGCTCGAGTGCTGGGTTTAATGGGCTTAATCAGCATCGGCTTTTTGGTGTTTGTAATTTTTACCTCGAACCCGTTTGATCGCACTTTCCCTAATTTCCCAGTTGATGGCAGAGAATTAAACCCAATGTTGCAAGATGTGGGCTTGATTTTTCACCCACCGCTGCTGTATATGGGCTATGTGGGCTTCTCGGTGGCTTTTGCTTTTGCGATTGCTTCATTAATGACAGGGCGTTTAGACACCGCTTGGGCAAGATGGTCTCGTCCGTGGACAATGGCGGCGTGGGTGTTCTTAACGCTTGGTATCGTGCTTGGCTCTTGGTGGGCGTATTACGAACTCGGCTGGGGCGGCTGGTGGTTCTGGGATCCGGTGGAAAATGCTTCCCTTATGCCGTGGATTGCCGGCACGGCATTAATTCACTCACTAGCCGTAACTGAAAAACGTGGTACATTCAAAGCGTGGACGGTGTTACTTGCGATTCTAGCTTTCTCGCTCTGTTTAGTCGGCACATTCCTTGTGCGTTCAGGCATTTTGGTATCGGTACACGCCTTCGCCTCAGACCCAACCCGAGGCTTATATATTTTGGCGTACCTTGTGATTGTGGTAGGCGGTTCACTATTGCTCTATGCATTCAAAGGCTCGCAAATCAAAAGTTTGGACAATTACGAACGTTACTCCCGTGAATCAATGCTCTTAATCAATAATATTTTATTGATGGCGTTTTTATCGGTAGTCTTTTTAGGCACATTATTGCCGTTGATCCACAAGCAAATCGGTTTGGGCACGATCTCCATCGGAGCCCCATTCTTCGACCAAATGTTTATGATTTTAATGGTGCCTTTTGCATTTGTGCTAGGAATTGGACCGCTTGTAAAATGGCGAAGAGATCAGGTTTCTGCTATTCGCACGCCGGTGATTATTGTCTTGATTGTGATGGCGTTACTCGGCTTTGGCTTGCCGTATCTGTTCCGCAATACCATCACCGTCAGCGTAGTGCTTGGCACAATGATGAGCGTGTTTATCGTGCTGTTGAGCCTATATGAACTGCACCAACGTGCAACGCATCGTCATTCATTCTTCAGCGGTATTTTTAAACTCTCTCGCTCCCATTGGGGAATGGTGCTGGCACACTTAGGTGTGGCGATGACGGTATTTGGCATCGCCTTTAGCCAAAACTTCAGCGTGGAACGTGATGTGCGAATGAACGTGGGTGATAAAGCTCAAATTTTCGATTACCAATTTGAGTTCAAAGGCATCAAAATTACCGATGGAGCTAACTACCAAGGTGGAACTGCTGAGCTTGAAATTACCCGCAACGGCAACTATGAAGCGACCCTCAACGCTGAAAAACGTTTCTACAACGTGAGTAAAATGGGAATGACTGAAGCCGCAATCGACTGGGGCTTTAGCCGAGATTTATACGCAGCCTTAGGCGAAAAACTTGAAGATAATTCGTGGGCAGTTCGCTTATATTACAAACCATTTATTCGTTGGATTTGGATCGGCGGACTCTTTATGGCACTCGGCGGCTTACTCTGTATGATGGACAAACGCTACCGATTACGTCTTGAAAACAAAAAAGTAGTGGCTTAA
- the ccmB gene encoding heme exporter protein CcmB yields the protein MILFTIIQRELTIAFRKPSEILNPLWFFLMVITVFPILMGPNPELLGKIAAGIAWVAALLSALLSFERLFRDDYLDGSLEQLMLLPLGLPQVALAKVIAHWALTGLPLILLSPVAAILLSLETHVWWALVLTLLLGTPILSCLGAIGVALTVGLRKGGTLLSLLILPLFLPVLIFAAAVLEAATLNMGYSGQLAIIGAILAVTLTFSPFAIAGALRISLN from the coding sequence ATGATTTTATTTACGATTATTCAGCGAGAATTAACCATCGCCTTTCGCAAGCCATCGGAAATTTTAAATCCGCTCTGGTTTTTTTTGATGGTGATTACCGTGTTCCCGATTTTAATGGGGCCAAATCCTGAACTGCTTGGCAAAATCGCCGCTGGCATTGCGTGGGTGGCGGCATTGCTTTCCGCCTTGCTCTCGTTTGAACGCTTGTTCCGAGATGATTATTTGGATGGCTCGTTAGAACAATTAATGCTATTGCCGCTCGGCTTACCGCAAGTGGCATTGGCGAAAGTGATTGCTCACTGGGCATTAACCGGCTTGCCACTGATTTTACTCTCACCGGTGGCAGCGATTTTGCTCTCACTCGAAACCCACGTCTGGTGGGCGTTAGTGCTGACATTACTGCTTGGAACGCCGATTTTAAGCTGCTTAGGGGCGATAGGCGTGGCATTAACGGTTGGGTTACGCAAAGGCGGCACGCTATTAAGCCTACTGATTTTACCACTATTCCTGCCAGTACTGATTTTCGCCGCCGCTGTGCTGGAAGCCGCCACGCTCAATATGGGCTACAGCGGACAGCTTGCGATTATCGGGGCGATTTTAGCGGTGACGTTAACCTTTTCGCCTTTTGCGATTGCTGGAGCGTTGAGGATTAGTTTGAATTAA
- the ccmE gene encoding cytochrome c maturation protein CcmE — protein sequence MNPRRKSRLKVVLSVLLGLSVAAGLTLYALSQNIDLFYTPSEIVNGKNDDPKQKPEVGQRIRVGGMVVEDTVKRDDKTLKVVFDLEDIGPSITVEYEGILPDLFREGQGIVAQGVLIEPTRLKATEVLAKHDENYMPPELGDKMKTQHNAVGVSEKDLKGESEKDRQMKEEAQGDAK from the coding sequence ATGAATCCAAGACGCAAATCAAGATTAAAAGTGGTGCTTTCCGTATTACTGGGGCTTTCTGTTGCCGCAGGGCTAACGCTTTACGCACTCAGCCAAAATATCGATTTGTTCTATACACCGTCTGAAATTGTGAACGGTAAAAATGACGATCCTAAACAAAAACCAGAAGTCGGGCAGCGGATTCGTGTGGGCGGAATGGTGGTGGAAGACACCGTGAAGCGTGATGACAAAACCCTAAAAGTGGTGTTTGATTTAGAGGATATCGGGCCATCTATCACGGTGGAATACGAGGGCATTTTGCCGGACTTATTCCGTGAAGGGCAGGGCATTGTGGCTCAAGGCGTTTTAATTGAGCCGACTCGTTTAAAGGCGACCGAAGTATTAGCAAAACACGATGAAAATTATATGCCACCGGAGTTGGGCGACAAAATGAAAACTCAACACAATGCCGTTGGTGTGTCGGAAAAAGATTTAAAAGGTGAATCAGAAAAAGATCGCCAAATGAAAGAAGAAGCTCAAGGGGACGCTAAATGA
- the cgtA gene encoding Obg family GTPase CgtA, whose translation MKFIDEALIRVEAGDGGNGCVSFRREKYIPKGGPDGGDGGDGGDVYLIADENLNTLIDYRFEKRYAAGRGENGRSAGCTGHRGNDITLRVPVGTRAIDNDTQEVIGDLTRHGMKMLVAKGGYHGLGNTRFKSSVNRAPRQKTNGTPGEKRDLLLELMLLADVGMLGLPNAGKSTFIRSVSAAKPKVADYPFTTLVPSLGVARVGADRSFVVADIPGLIEGAAEGAGLGIRFLKHLERCRILIHLVDIMPIDESDPAHNISVIESELYQYSEKLSEKPTWLVFNKIDTIGEEEAAERAKEIAEQIGWEGDYYLISAATGQNVQNLTRDIMDFIEANPREVEEENKEADEVKFKWEDYHNEAMQNPVEEEWDDWDDDWTEEDDEGVEFIYERR comes from the coding sequence ATGAAATTTATTGACGAAGCCCTGATCCGAGTGGAAGCAGGCGATGGCGGAAACGGTTGTGTGAGCTTCCGCCGTGAAAAATATATCCCGAAAGGTGGGCCGGACGGTGGCGATGGCGGTGACGGTGGCGATGTTTACTTAATCGCAGACGAAAACCTCAATACCCTTATCGACTACCGCTTTGAAAAACGCTATGCCGCAGGGCGTGGTGAAAACGGTCGTAGTGCAGGCTGTACCGGTCATCGTGGTAACGATATCACCTTGCGTGTGCCAGTCGGAACCCGTGCGATTGACAACGACACCCAAGAAGTGATTGGCGATTTAACTCGCCACGGAATGAAAATGTTGGTGGCAAAAGGCGGCTATCACGGCTTGGGCAACACTCGTTTCAAATCTTCGGTAAACCGTGCTCCACGCCAAAAAACCAACGGCACACCGGGCGAGAAACGTGATTTATTGTTAGAGTTAATGCTGCTTGCCGATGTGGGAATGCTCGGCTTACCGAACGCCGGTAAATCAACCTTTATCCGCAGCGTCTCTGCCGCCAAACCGAAAGTGGCAGATTATCCGTTCACCACCCTTGTGCCAAGTCTAGGCGTGGCTCGTGTGGGCGCAGATCGCAGCTTCGTGGTTGCCGATATTCCGGGCTTGATCGAGGGTGCAGCGGAAGGGGCTGGCTTAGGGATCCGCTTCCTCAAACACTTAGAGCGTTGCCGCATTCTGATTCACCTTGTGGATATTATGCCGATTGATGAAAGCGATCCGGCTCACAATATTTCGGTGATTGAATCCGAGCTTTATCAATACAGCGAAAAACTCTCCGAAAAACCGACTTGGTTGGTGTTCAACAAAATCGACACCATCGGCGAAGAAGAAGCCGCTGAACGAGCCAAAGAGATTGCCGAGCAAATCGGCTGGGAAGGCGATTACTACTTAATCTCCGCCGCCACGGGTCAGAACGTGCAAAACCTTACCCGTGATATTATGGACTTCATCGAAGCCAACCCTCGTGAAGTGGAAGAGGAAAATAAAGAAGCGGACGAAGTGAAATTCAAATGGGAAGATTATCACAACGAAGCAATGCAAAACCCGGTTGAAGAAGAATGGGATGACTGGGACGATGATTGGACCGAAGAAGATGACGAAGGCGTAGAATTTATTTACGAACGCCGATAA
- a CDS encoding G6PD family protein, which produces MLSSKSCEIFNIPFFQFAQLKKYCPEEIPRIKAEYKAHWEVWKTLNLEISRRLGLPFAEPHIERWCNGWQVRAHFFAYYKYEFNQNSAAIISVILNRRRLQVSLDWHCYRASRSQIQVHQYNQWFENLDREKFQKFDIWNGRESEYADFRKVKEVKAEDLTLNDAEDFWCIGRNVEKEELDNIDAVEFIYQTIRELLPLYEKCHQ; this is translated from the coding sequence ATGCTTAGTTCAAAATCTTGCGAGATTTTTAATATTCCGTTTTTTCAATTCGCTCAACTTAAAAAATATTGCCCTGAGGAAATTCCTCGCATTAAGGCGGAATATAAAGCGCATTGGGAAGTGTGGAAAACGTTAAATTTGGAAATTTCCCGCCGGCTTGGGCTGCCGTTTGCCGAGCCACATATTGAGCGGTGGTGTAATGGCTGGCAGGTTCGGGCTCACTTTTTTGCCTATTACAAATATGAATTTAACCAAAATTCGGCGGCGATTATTTCCGTCATTCTTAACCGCCGTAGGTTGCAAGTGAGCCTTGATTGGCACTGCTATCGGGCTTCTCGTTCGCAAATTCAGGTTCATCAATACAATCAATGGTTTGAAAATTTGGATAGGGAAAAATTCCAAAAATTTGATATTTGGAATGGTCGTGAAAGCGAATATGCTGATTTTCGTAAAGTCAAAGAGGTTAAAGCTGAAGATTTAACGCTCAACGATGCTGAGGATTTTTGGTGCATTGGGCGGAATGTGGAAAAGGAAGAACTTGATAATATTGATGCGGTGGAGTTTATCTACCAAACCATTCGGGAACTTCTGCCGCTTTATGAAAAGTGCCATCAATGA